Genomic window (Bacteroidota bacterium):
GGTAAACATCAGGCTGAATACGTCAGGCGTAACTTCAAAAATGGAAACACGCTATATTAAGCCGGTGTACGTCGACGGTGGTCCTGTATTTCTGTGCGCAACGCTTAAAGAAGTGCGGCATAAAATGGCATTTATCCACGTTACCCTGAAAAACGGCGAAGGCATTCTGTGTGCTGAATCGCACATGTTATATTATGTGATGAACAAAGAGGAAGCTACTGAGAAATATGATTATCCGGGCATAGATGCCTTTCTTCCTTGATACAGACAACAGACAATAGACAATAGTCAGTCGCCTCCATTATAACTTTATGAACTTTCGACTCTCGACTCACGACTCTAGACTCACGACTCTTGACTCTCGACTCTCGACTCACGACTTTCATTGTTTCACAAAATCGTTTTTAATGGCGAGGAAATATTCTTTGTCTATATACACGTTCTGATAATCGTAAAAAAGTATTCTCGCTGTTACGCGATGCGTGTACTGAAATGCTTTCCGCAACACTTTTGCCAGCAGTAAATCTCTGACCTGTCCGCTAAATCTGCTTTTCAAAACACGATAACGGTAGTCCCAGTAATTTTCTATTTCGGTGTTATCCGTTTTTTTATATTCAACCAGGTAATCGCTGTAATACTGAAGGAAGTCAATATACACGCTTGATGTAAGCGCATCGGGATTATTGATATCATCTTCTTCAATCAACCCGTCGATTGTGGCTGTATCAATCTGTACCTTGCTGTTGTTCTTATAATACAGCAGGATATTGCTATACGATTGATAAACCGCCATGGCACGTATGTACTGATAAAATTTGGGATTGTCAGCCTCGCTGAAACCTTTATCAATAAATGTCATCGCGTTTTTCTGAATTTCCTTGTTACGGGCAAAGAAATCACGCTCCTCATATTTTTGCATTTTCTTTCTGAAGTCAGCTTCATCCTTCAGATAATCGCGCAGGTACTCACATAACAGATTATTTTCCTTCGCTCCTTTTCCTTCGAACACAGCTGATTTTAATATTTTTTTCGCATTTCCGTCAATATAGATACTATCGCCCGGACTTAAAAAAACAGAAAGTGGCTTTCCGTTAAAAAACAAATACGCAGGCCACGCTTTGGGCCATTTGGCGTGTAATTGAAAGTATCCGTCCCTGTCGGCTTTAACCACCACTACCGTTACTTTTTTGTAATACAAAAAGTCTTTGTAATAGCCCAGAGAGACTTCACGGTTCTTGAAATGTTCGATTTTTCCTTCAATGAAAACTGTTCCCGGACCGGCCAACCCTCTATAGGCAGCCAGCAGCAATAAAATTACCGGGAGTAACAGACGTTTCATCGTCGTTTATCAGATTACAGCACACCACAAAACAACCCGGCATTTTGCCAAATTGCGATTGCGGTGATACATTATTATATGTTTTACTGCCTGAGTGCCAATAAAGTTACAAAAAATCATTCATTTTTTGTATTCCGGTCATCACAAATTTTAATTAAAAAAGTGTACGAATGAGGTTCGCACAGAACATCAGCATCACATATGTATTTCAGGTCTTGAGTTAATGACATTTTAATATCCTCAACCCCTGTAATTCGCTATCATTCAACAATCTTTTATATCTTTGTGCCCTTAATAACCGGCACTGAATACTGTGCCATTAACAAACAAAAACAATCGATGGAAACACGTACAAAGCACGCGGTGAAAAACGTCATTACCCATTATCCTACAAAAGCTATTGCATTAATAGCCTTTTTGCTGATATTTCTGTTTGGCAGCATTGCATTGCAGGCAACTAATTATTATTGGATAGGCGGTTCGGGAAACTGGAGCCAGACCTCGCATTGGTCGCTGAGCAGCGGCGGACCTGCAGGCAGCAGCCTTCCAACCTATACCGACAATGTATATTTTGATGCGAATTCAGGATTTGCACCCGGAAGTAATACCGTGAACGTTGACCCGGCAGATGTTTTTTGTAAAGACATGGACTGGACCGGTGCACAGGAGTACCCGAACATTACCGGTTCCGGTAATTTGCAGATATACGGCTCACTGAAGCTCATACCAACCATGAGTTTTTCGCATTACGGCTATATCTTTTTCAGAGGCACAAGCCCCGGAAAGACCATTACCACGGCAGGTGCGACTTTTTCATATCCTATAAGTTTCAGCGGTATTGGCGGCGGATGGACGATTCAGGATGCATTATATTCTAACAGCACCATACGCCTTGACCACGGCACGCTGAATACGAATGGAAAAGACCTTAGCTGCTACGATTTCTTCTGCGACAGCGCCAATACCCGCTCGTTAATACTCGGAAGTTCACATTTTTATTGCAACACCACCATGTGGATGAATTTCGACAGCCTCACTTTTGATGCAGGCACTTCCACTCTTTCATTTCCTGCCGACGGTTACCTGAACCTGGATTCGGTTTCAACACCCATGATCTTCTACAATCTTGAATTCACGGGCAATACAAACAACACCGGCAACATTACAAATTATTCGGGCACCCGAGCCATCTTCAATAATATCACGTTTGCACAGCACGCCATGATATATGGCGACAATACTGTTAACGGCACACTTCGGCTTTCAGCCGGCGGTATTATTCAGTTTTCGCCCAACACAACCACAACCTTAAATGGAAATATTATTACCAGCGCGAATTGCGGGCAGGTGGCGAACATTCAAACTCAGGGTCCGGGTTCACCCGCCTATTTCAGAAGAACAACCGGCACACTCACTGCCGACCATGTTTTTATCAGAGATATTCAGACAACAGGCGGCGGTACTTTTATTGCGAATAATTCTATTGATGGCAGCGGAAACAGCGGCTGGACATTCAATGCCGCAGCCGTAAACGATCTTTACTGGATAAACGGCGCGGGTAGCTGGAGCGATACCACACACTGGTCAACATCGAGCGGCGGGCTGAACACATCCTGCATTCCGGGTCCAAACACCAACGTGCATTTTGATGCAAATTCATTCTTTTCACCCAACGAAACCGTAACACTTGATGTGAATGATGCCTATTGCCGTGATATGGACTGGACGGGCGTTCTTCAGAATCCGATGCTGGGCGGCAATTACACGAACCTGAGGATTTTCGGTTCACTCACGTTTGACCCGACCATGTTTAATAATTTCCCCGGCTATGTTTATTTCCAGGGACCGTCGGCAGGCAACACCATTACATGCGCCGGTTCTTACTTCTACACGGTATATTTCAGCGGAAGCGGTGCCTACACCCTGCTCGATGACTTTACGGCACAGTATGACATCAATTTCGATTATGGCACTCTCAATACAAACGGAAAGACAATAACAGTCAACAATTTCTATTCAAATACGTTGAACTACCGCACACTGAACCTTTCCAATTCAACACTCAACATTAACTACAGCATGCAGTTCTACAGTACCAATCTCACGCTCAATGGCGGAACTTCATCGCTTAATATTCTTACAAACCAAAACATTGGTTTCTATAACTGGGGAACAGCGCCTGCTTCAAACATACAGATGTATAATGTTTCATTTGCGGGTCCGGCAAGCATTTATGGAAACAACACGATTAACGGTACACTCAGTCTTGTTGGCGGAAACATTTACACTTTTGAATCAAACAGAACAACCGTGATGAACGGCACCATTAGTGTTTCGGGCAGTTGCGGACATCCTGCAACCATTAAAGGCGCATCAACAGGTACGGCAGCCACTTTCAGCAGAGCTACCGGCACATTCAATGGAGATATGCTTGAGGTTATAGATATAGCAGCCACCGGCGGCGCTACGTTCAATGCGACCAATTCAACGGGCAGCGGTATCGTTACAGGATGGAATTTTACGGCACCTGCAGCGGTTGATTATTACTGGATTGGTGGTGCAGGCAACTGGTCTGATGCTGCGCATTGGTCAGCAAGCAGCGGTGGACCGGCAGGCACCTGCATTCCCGGCTCGGAAAACAATGTGTATTTTGATGCAAACTCCGGATTTACGGCAGGTAACCGCACAGTAACAATTAACTCAGGTTATTATTATCTGAAAAATATGGACTGGACGGGAGCTACTGCATCTCCTGTTCTCACCGGCGGCTACTCGTATTTTTATCTTAGTGGTTCACTCACACTAATACCCACTTTAAGTTTGACGTTCAACG
Coding sequences:
- a CDS encoding PaaI family thioesterase → MAKIRNPYTHVKDYNCFGCAPGNENGLRMQFETDGEVVTSVWEPKSFMQGYNNVLHGGIQATLMDEIGAWLVNIRLNTSGVTSKMETRYIKPVYVDGGPVFLCATLKEVRHKMAFIHVTLKNGEGILCAESHMLYYVMNKEEATEKYDYPGIDAFLP